CTTGAGACTGGAGATCAACGCAGGAGTCTCCGCGAGCTGCTCCGCCTCTTCCAGTGTGATAAAACGCAGGGGAAGCAGGTAGGTTTCTGGCTCCCCTTCGGTATATTCAACTTTGAGGAACGACAGGATAAACAACGGATCATCATTGGGAACGGCGATAGTGTCGGCAATTTCAACGTTTTGCAGGATTCTGGCTTTTCCTCCAAACCACCGGCATCGCTGCAAGTAGTCGGGAAGAATGGCTTCCAAACGCTTCCGGTCCCGTCCCGTTAGAAGGTATTCCCAATCTCTCGTGATCGTGAGCTGTGGCATGACGCCAGAATCACCCGAACGAATTTGCGTCTCATCAGACGCCGACGGCTGGAGCTGGAACCAGTAGAATGTGTGACCGCTCAAGGTGAGAAAATAGGGCAGGTCACCGATAGGCGGAAACTTCGTCTTGCCGAACACGGAAATGGGTACCCGGCCCTTATACTTGGAGAGATCCAGTTCCACGCACTGCGCGTAACGCGACAGATTGGCCGCGATCAGGACCAGCTCTTCTCCGTATTGCCGCAGATACACGATGACTTTCCGATTGGCTGGATGAAGGAAGTGAATGCTGCCTCGACCGAAGACCTTGAATTGTTTTCGAATGGACAGCATTCGCTTCATCCACCAGAGCAGTGATTGCGCGTTATTTTGCTGGAGTTCGACGTTGACCGCTTCGTAATGATATTCCGGGTCGATAATGATCGGAAGATAGAGCTTGTGAGGGTTAGCGCGTGAGAAACCAGCGTTGCGATCGGCATTCCATTGCATGGGGGTTCGCACGCCATTCCGGTCTCCGAGATAATAATTGTCTCCCATGCCGATCTCTTCTCCGTAGTAAATCACGGGAGTGCCCGGCATGGAGAACAGCAAGCTGTACATCAGTTCGATTTTCTTCCGGTCGTTTCCTAACAGCGGCGACAGGCGTCGCCGAATGCCCAGGTTAATCCGGGCTTTACTGTCATGGGCGAACATGCGGTACATGTAATCCCGTTCTTCATCGGTGACCATTTCTAGCGTGAGCTCGTCGTGATTGCGTAGAAACAGCGCCCACTGACAATTCTCGGGAATGTCCGGAGTCTGATCCAGGATGTCGATGATGGGGTAGCGATCTTCCATTTGCATGGCCATGAACAAGCGCGGCATGAGGGGAAAGTGAAAATTCATATGGCATTCATCGCCGTCTCCAAAATATGCTGCCGCATCTTCCGGCCATTGATTGGCTTCCGCTAGGAACATCCGATCCTGATATTTCTTGTCAACATGATTGCGTAGCTTTTTGAGGTACGCATGCGTCTCATCGAGGTTTTCACAGTTGGTGCCTTCCCGCTCGTAGAGGTACGGAACGGCATCGAGCCGCAGTCCATCAACGCCCATGTCCAGCCAAAAGTCCAGGACTTCGAAGATGGCCCGTTGGACATCGGGATTGTCGTAATTGAGGTCGGGTTGGTGCGAAAAAAACCGATGCCAGAAATACGCCTTGGCTACGGGGTCCCATGTCCAATTGGACTGTTCGGTATCTTTGAAAATAATTCTGGTATCTTGATATTCCTCCCCACGTTCGCTCCAAACGTAAAAATTCCGCCATTTGCTGCCAGAAGGCGCAACGCGCGCTCGTTGGAACCACGGGTGCTGGTCGGAAGTGTGATTGACCACTAACTCGGTGATGACTCGCAGTCCTCGACGATGGGCTTCACGGACAAAAGCCCGAAAGTCACGACGGATGCCGTAGGAGGGATGGATGTTCGTAAAGTCCGCGATGTCATACCCGTCATCGCGTAAGGGAGAAGGGCAAAATGGGAGGAGCCAGATTGCCGTAACCCCTAAGTCCTGCAAATAGTCCAGTTTGTCCGTCAGGCCGCGAAAGTCGCCGACGCCATCGGCATTGCTGTCATGAAAGGCTCGGACATGGAGTTCATAGATGATGGCATCCTTGAACCAGAGCGGGTCGTCGTCGAGCAAGGGACTCGTTTGTTCGTTGTGAGGCATGGTGCTCATGAAGATTCGCTAGCGTGAAACGTTGTTAGGGATGCTTGCCTTCAAGCCTTGCAGTTCCAATAGTAATACATGTCCTTGGGTTTGTCATGGGTCCTTTAGTGCCATCAAGTTTCAAGGGACATCGGTGTTGAAATGGCGCTCCTTATGGCCATCGTCCGTTATGTTACGATCCATGCGGCGATTGGCAAGTCATGTCTGGCCTATGCCTGGAAGACTGCCGGGAGGGAAGCGGGCAAGTCACGGACATGAATATCCCGTTGTGGGAATGGGATTTCAACATGGTATTCGCGAAATTTTTCGACGATCGCGCAATTGACGTCCGAAATAACTTGAGCGCGATCCTTCGGCGAATCAAGCCACACGAGGAGCCGCATATTCCAGGCGCTATCGCCAAAGCTCATGAGCCAGGCTTTGGGCTTGGGATCCTGTAACACGTGGGGATGCTCTGTCCCTGCCTCTAAAAGAGCTTGCAAGACAACCCGTAGGTCTGAACTATAAGATACTCCGACATCAATTTCCACTCGTGTCCGTGGGTCACCATGCGACCAATTCGTGACCGTCCCGGAAATGAACTCAGAATTGGGCACGATGATCGACATATGATTCAGGGATCGAATCGTGGTCGATCGAATATTGATCTCGATCACATCCCCTTCTATGCCTCCGACAGTGACCCGGTCACCGACGACGATCGGGCGTTCAAACAGGAGCATAAGCCCGGCGATAAAATTTGACGTAAGATTTTGTAGCCCGAATCCAATACCGACCGACAGAAAACCAAACAGTACGGCGATGCTGCTGAGGTCGATTCCGATAAACTGAAACGCGATGACGCCGGCCAGCACCCAGAGCAGGTACTGAGCGATGCGGATAAGGGTGTAGTGGGTTCCAGCACTCAATTCCATACGAGACAAGACGCGGCGTTCGAGGAACGCACGAACAAGTTTACTCACGACGACCCCGAGTCCGATCACCGCACAGAATATGAAAAGTGAAGAGATCGTGATCGGGGTCTGATTCACGGTAAATAATGGAAAGCTCAATAATCGTTGAACCATGTCCCAACTCAATTCAGGCATGGATGTCTCCTTTCTTCACTGTTTGTGGGGCCATACCGTATTCTGGCGAATCATACCTTGATGATTTCAGGTCGCATAGCCTCGGACATTCTTCGGTATGGGCATGCCGTCGGTTTTCCACTAAAATAACAGATTGAAGGGAAATATCGCCGATTGATGGCCATAAGAAAGGACGGTTATGAAGGACGAACAAGGATTAGTATTCGCCGGCCTCTTGAATGGAACTGGAGGAATGACGTCGCTCACGTGGGATGGGATCCAGAAGTGGTGTGCTTCTCACGGATGCTTGTGGGTTCATCTTGACCGGTTGGGCGCGGATAGCCAACGGTGGGTGAGAGAAGAGAGCGGCCTCGACCCGATCGTCGCCGAGGCGCTGCTCGAGGAAGAGACGCGTCCGCGCATCATGGTCTTAGACGATAGTGTGTTTATGACGCTTCGTGGGGTGAATCTGAATGCGGGCGCAGATCCGGAAGATATGATTTCCATCCGTCTTTGGATCGACGCCAATCGAGTGGTGACCGTACGGCATCGTCTACTCATGACCATACAGGATATTCACGCCAGTTTGCTGGCCAATAGCGGTCCGAAAGGCCCTGGAGACTTTCTGACGGTGTTGGCCGATCGTCTGATGGAACGCATGGCGCCCGTGATCGGCCACTTGGACGACGAGATCGACGAAATCGAAGAGCACATCATCGAGGAAGTGAGTCATCAGCTTCGCAGCCAGCTCGGTTCCATTCGGCGTCAGACCATCGCCCTGCGCCGGTATATCGCTCCACAGCGCGAAGTCATCTCCCACCTTTCTCATACGCAGCTGACCTGGTTGACTTCCGTACATCGTGCGAGAATTCGGGAGGTCGCCGATCACCTCATTCGATATGTTGAAGATCTCGATGCCGCGAGAGACCGCATGGGCGTGATGCAGGAAGAGTTGACAGGAAAATTATCCGAGCAGATGAATAAAACGATGTATATCTTGACGGTGTTAGCCGGAATTTTCCTGCCTATTACGTTCGTGACCGGGCTGTTGGGAATCAATGTCGGCGGGATTCCTGGCTCCGATGATCCTGGAGCGTTTGTGATCGTGTGTTCGCTCTTAACGTCGTCGGCGGTATTCGTGGTCGGCCTTTTTCGTTGGTTGAAGTGGTTGTGACAGGCGTGCTTACTTGTGAGTGCCCATGGGCGGCGGTCTATCTGAGGCTATCGGTCGAATAACCGGATTTTGAAACATTATTTTCCGAGCGCGCGATCGAGATTGAAGGCGGCACTGATTAACGCAAGATGTGTGAAGGCCTGAGGGAAGTTACCGAGCGCTTCACCATGATGGCCAGTTTCTTCAGCAAAAAGGCCGAGGTGGTTGGCGTAGCCCAGCATTTGTTCAAAGAGCAGGCGTGCGTCGTCAAGTCGCGTCCGATCGACTTTCCCCGCGCGCGTCATCGCTTCGACCAGCCAGAATGTGCAAATATTGAACGTCCCTTCTTCTCCATCCAAGCCATCCTGGGTTTCCGCGATATTGTATCGATAGACCAACCCATTGGATACCAGCCCTCCTTTATCCGGTGATTGCTTGATAGCATCAAGCGTCTTGAGCATGCGAGGATCCGTGGGTGAGACAAAAAAGACCAGCGGCAGCATTAAATTGGCCGCATCGAGTGACGTATTGCCATAGCGTTGAACGAACGCCTGACGTGTTGAATCCCATCCTTTACTCATGATTTCTTCGTAGATCTGATCGCGTACTTGGAGCCATCGTTCTCGGTCTGCGGGAAAAGAGCGTTTGTCTGCGAGTCGAATCCCCCGATCCAACGCGACCCAGCACATGAGCTTGGAGTAGACGAAATGCTGCGGTCCGCCTCGAACTTCCCATATTCCCTCATCCTGGCGTTGCCAGTTATCGCATACCCAATTGATGAGGCGACGAAGGTGCTTCCACAGATCGTAAGAAATCGGTGTCCCATATTTGTTGTAGAGATAGACGGAATCCATCAGTTCGCCGTAAATATCAAGCTGAAGTTGCGCGTAGGCGCCGTTGCCGACCCTGACGGGCTTAGACCCTTTATAGCCATCGAGATGATCCAGAATTTCCTCGGTGAGCGTGTGGCGTCCGTCAATCCCGTACATGATTTGAAGTGCCCCTTCTGGACTCAATTCCATACATCGGGCTTCCAACCAGTTCATGAATTGAGCCGCTTCCTCCGTGAAGCCAATGCGGAGGAGTCCGTAGAGGGTGAAGGCCGCGTCCCGAATCCAGGTATAGCGATAATCCCAGTTCCGTTGACCGCCAATGCCTTCGGGCAGGCTGCATGTCGGAGCCGCCACGATGGCCCCCGTGGGCTCAAACGTTAAGAGCTTCAAGGCTAAGGCCGAGCGGTGAACCATTTCCCGCCAGCGTCCGGTGTAGGTGCATTTGGCTAGCCATTTCCGCCAATAGTGGACCGTTTGCCTGAACAAATCTTCAGGGTCGGCTTCACAAAGCAGAGATCTCTGATTATCCTCATGGAATTCTTGCAAGGAAAAATCCACCGCCTCCCCTTCTTTGAGCGTGAATTCCGCAACGACCCCATTACCCTCTTGTTGGAATGGTCTGCCGGCCTCCAAATGGAGAGAGAGCGTAGGGGATTGAAAAATCGCCCCTTCGGGGGTCACCTGGGTTGTATGCGAGTCTCGTCCATAGTTAAACGCTGGTTGACACACCGCGCGAAATGTCATAGTGCCGCGAATGGTATGAGCCCGACGAATCAGCCCATGACAAGGTGAATCGTGTACCTGCGTCCCGACCGGCATAAAATCAATCACCCGCCCGACTCCGTGGGGAGACAGGAACCGTGTGACCAGGACATTGGTGTCGGGCCAGTAATATTGCTTGTAAGTGACGTTTTCAGAAAGCGGAGCGATGGAAAACTTTCCGCCTTTGTGTTCATCGAGGATGGAGGCAAACACGCTAGGTGAATCGAAGTGTGGGAAGCATAGCCAGTCGATAGACCCATTCATGCCGACTAATGCCGTGGTTCGCATATTCCCAATGAGTCCATAGTTTTCTATTGGTTGATATGGCATGAAGCATTCCTCACGTTAATGTCAATGATCCCTGTAATCTCATGCGGTGGCTGCGATTGGTTACAGCCCGGTGATCTGGCGTGCTTAGATGGGGGGCAATTGTGCCCTGTTTGTGCGTAGAGGTCAATGAGCGACAGGAGATGTTTATTTGAGATGAGGGTCTAACAAGACCAAATATCCCCGTCGATTGAGGGCATGACAGCTCTCGTGATCCTCGAAGCAGACGGGATGGGCGTCTCCGAATGACACCGTCATGAGGCGGTCTTGGGAAACGCCAAGGTCGAGTAGATAATCTCGAATGGCCAGCGCGCGTTTATCGCCGAGCACCAAGTTATATTCTTCGGACCCACGATCATCACAGTGACCTTCGATGAGGAGGGAGGCCTTGGGATTGTCTCGCAATTGAGCGGCGGTGAGCTCCAGGACATGTTTGCCTTTGTCAGTCAATCTCCAACTGTCAAAAGCAAAAAAAAGGCTCGGGACATACTCAGGGAGTTTCTTGGGAGGGTCCGGTGAATGGTAATAGGACGCTGGCGTAAGCATCGGTAAATTCTCGGGTGAGCCAAGGGGGCGAATCGGCTCTTCCTGTAATACTTCTGATCGTGTTTGGGCAATGTCAGGGATTGGCTGAAGGTCGGGAGCGGCAAACGGTGTGGCTGGCGAGAATGCCGACTTTTCCTCGCCATATTCATGGGTGACCATGGACTGACAGCCGAAAAGTCCATTCAACAAGAAAAGTCCGATCAACGCCCCTAATTTCCTATGCCAAGTCATGGGTTCTCCATCAGTTAATGACAGCTCGTGATTGTGCCGTGATTCTGTATGAATGTTTCGGGGAGAATTCATCGGTTCTTGAATTGTGGGCCAGAGAATTTCAAGGCATCTCCTGTCCTATCCTTTTTTCAGCCATCAACAGACCTTCTTGTTTCTCCTTGTATGACCTTGTTGCTGGTTTCTTGAGTCTTGATCGGCTATGCGTTGGCATGATGTTGACGCGATACCGTACGAGATCTTTTTCTGGCTGTTGCTCTCAGGCGCCTTGCCAGGCCAGCGTCTCGTCAGAACCTCTGTCAGAATCTCTCTTCGAAAGAGTAGCCAGAAATTACGAGACGTAGGATAATAAAGAGAGGAGGAAAATCATGCGGAAAATCCTTATCTTGGGTGGCGGGAAAATCGGGTCTTTAATCGCGGTTTTGCTCGCGGAGACTGGCGAATATGAAGTGCATCTTGGCGATGTTGAGAAAGGCGCGACAGAACGGCTGGCTCAAGATATGGCAAGGGCCAACTTTTATGCGCATGAAATCGATGTCATGGCCGAAAAGGCTCTGGATACGTTTCTCGAGACAACACGAGTCGATGGTATCGTGTCGAGCCTTCCCTATTATTGTAATCCTCTCGTGGGGGAAATTGCCCGCGCGCATCGGCTTCATTATTTCGACCTCACTGAAGATGTTTCAGTGACCGGAAAAATCCTGGAAGTCAGTCGAGGCGCCCAGCAGGCGTTTATCCCTCAGTGCGGACTGGCCCCCGGATTCATTAGCATCGTTGCTCATGATCTGATGACGCATTTTGACGTTGTCGAGAGCGTGAAGATGCGGGTGGGGGCGTTGCCTGTCAATCCCAGCAATGTCCTGAAATATTCGTTGACTTGGTCGACGGACGGACTCATTAATGAGTACGGCAACACCTGTTATGGTATTGAAAATGGAAAGGACGTGCCGTTGCAACCTCTCGAAGGATACGAGACCATCGAAATTGATGGGTTGCTCTACGAGGCGTTCAATACCTCCGGAGGTCTCGGAACGCTCGCCGATACCTATGCGGGCAAGGTCCGCACCATGAACTACAAGACGTTACGCTATCCCGGCCATTGTGAAAAGATTCACTTGCTCATGAACGACCTCAAGTTGAACGATGACCGTGAAACCCTTAAACGAATCCTTGAAAATGCCGTGCCGAAAACGTTGCAGGATGTGGTCTTGATCTATGCCTCGGTGACAGGCACCCGGTACGGAGAGCTCTTCGAGGAAAACTACGTGAAGAAAATCTACCCGCAAACCATAGCAGGAAAGCTCTGGTCGGCTATTCAAGTGACGACCGCATCCGGTATTTGCAGCATCGTGGATTTGGTTTTTGCCAACCCTTCGGCTTATCACGGTTTTGTGACGCAGGAAACATTTCATTTGCACGATATTCTTGCGAATCGCTTTGGCCGGTATTTTTCGTGAGGGAAATCATGGATATTCTCAAAGAGCTTGATCTTCAATCTTCCAATCCCGGTGGATGTATGGGGCCAGGGCAGTGGACCACCACGACTGAATCGGGTGTATTGAGTTCAATCAATCCCGCCACAGGTGAACCCATTGCCGCAGTGAATCTCTGTTCGGCGAAAGATTATGAAGCGATAGTTCGTGAATCGGAGCGCGCTTTTCTTGAATGGCGAAAGGTTCCGGCTCCCAAACGAGGGGAGGTCATTCGACATATCGGGCAAGCGTTGCGTGACAAAAAGGATGCCTTGGGCAGTTTAGTCTCGATGGAAGTGGGAAAAATTAAGGCCGAAGGGGACGGTGAAGTGCAGGAGATGATCGATATGGCCGATTTTGCCGTCGGGCAATCCCGAATGCTATACGGGAAGACCATGCATTCCGAACGGCCGAATCATCGCATGTATGAGCAATGGCATCCCTTGGGGATCGTCGGAGTCGTCACGGCGTTTAACTTTCCGGTGGCCGTGTGGGCCTGGAATGCCTGCATCGCGGCCATTGCCGGGAATACCGTCATGTGGAAGCCTTCCCCCAAAGCTCCGCTCACGGCTCTAGCGGTTCAGCATATCTGTAACCATGTCATGCGGGAACAGGGATGTCCTGGGATTTTTTCATTGTTGATCACAGATCAGAACGACCTGGCGGAAAAGATGGTCGCCGACCATCGTCTTCCGCTTGTTTCGTTTACCGGTTCGGTGCCGGTGGGGCGGCATGTGGCGAGTCTCGTCGGAAGCCGCCTGGGTCGTACGTTATTGGAGTTGAGCGGCAATAATGCCGTCATCGTGGATGAAACGGCTGATTTAGACCTCGCGATTCCCGCTATCGTATTTGGCGCGGTCGGTACGGCCGGGCAACGATGTACGACGACCAGGCGTCTGATAGTCCATGAATCCCGGTATCAGGAGATCGTGACTCGTTTGATCAAGGCGTATAAGCAGGTTCGTATCGGCAATCCGTTAGATTCCGATGTTCTGATGGGTCCGTTGATCGACCGCCAAGCGGTTCAGACCTATCAAACCGCTCTTCAGGAAATTACCAAGATGGGAGGCGACATTCTCTTTGGGGGGCGTCCGCTCGAACAAGCAGGGTATTTTGTCGAACCCACGCTCGTGCGAGCCGAAAATCACTGGGATATCGTGCAGCGCGAGACCTTCGCGCCGATTCTGTACATTGTGACCTATAAGGATGTGGATGAAGCCCTCATGTTGCAAAATGCCGTGCCTCAGGGTTTGTCGTCTTCTCTCTTTACGTTGAACATGCGTCATGCTGAACGGTTTTTGGCGGCCACGGGGAGTGATTGTGGTATCGCCAACGTCAATATCGGTACGTCGGGAGCTGAGATCGGCGGGGCGTTTGGAGGAGAG
The genomic region above belongs to Nitrospirales bacterium and contains:
- the treS gene encoding maltose alpha-D-glucosyltransferase yields the protein MSTMPHNEQTSPLLDDDPLWFKDAIIYELHVRAFHDSNADGVGDFRGLTDKLDYLQDLGVTAIWLLPFCPSPLRDDGYDIADFTNIHPSYGIRRDFRAFVREAHRRGLRVITELVVNHTSDQHPWFQRARVAPSGSKWRNFYVWSERGEEYQDTRIIFKDTEQSNWTWDPVAKAYFWHRFFSHQPDLNYDNPDVQRAIFEVLDFWLDMGVDGLRLDAVPYLYEREGTNCENLDETHAYLKKLRNHVDKKYQDRMFLAEANQWPEDAAAYFGDGDECHMNFHFPLMPRLFMAMQMEDRYPIIDILDQTPDIPENCQWALFLRNHDELTLEMVTDEERDYMYRMFAHDSKARINLGIRRRLSPLLGNDRKKIELMYSLLFSMPGTPVIYYGEEIGMGDNYYLGDRNGVRTPMQWNADRNAGFSRANPHKLYLPIIIDPEYHYEAVNVELQQNNAQSLLWWMKRMLSIRKQFKVFGRGSIHFLHPANRKVIVYLRQYGEELVLIAANLSRYAQCVELDLSKYKGRVPISVFGKTKFPPIGDLPYFLTLSGHTFYWFQLQPSASDETQIRSGDSGVMPQLTITRDWEYLLTGRDRKRLEAILPDYLQRCRWFGGKARILQNVEIADTIAVPNDDPLFILSFLKVEYTEGEPETYLLPLRFITLEEAEQLAETPALISSLKITRKGHVQDGMLCDAMWTTPFLQQLLDGMTRHRRYNGPNGDFVATARREFRRELQTRRSHLSPSLYRGEQSNSSVLFGNEFILKLFRRAESGINPDWEIGQFLTEHGFQHMAPVAGLLEYQKDNGESITIGILQRYVENEGDAWRYTLDELSRYYENASTHPTMLTADMIPDMSLPALLNEEVPSSAQEFIGPYLEEARRLGMRTGELHVALASDKDDPNFSPEPFTDFYRRGLYQSMVGLTNQNLPLLRQRLNTLPDSVQGSAKSFLDMESRLRKCFLPVRDKKIHAMRIRCHGDYHLGQVLYTGKDFLIIDFEGEPARPLSIRRLKESPLRDVAGMLRSFHYASYSCLVGQIAGVRPEDFPVLEPWARFWQLWVSAIFLNAYLSVTRDAQILPQPQDDLFVLLDAYILQKAIYELGYELNNRPDWVGIPLDGIRQILKAR
- a CDS encoding mechanosensitive ion channel, which gives rise to MPELSWDMVQRLLSFPLFTVNQTPITISSLFIFCAVIGLGVVVSKLVRAFLERRVLSRMELSAGTHYTLIRIAQYLLWVLAGVIAFQFIGIDLSSIAVLFGFLSVGIGFGLQNLTSNFIAGLMLLFERPIVVGDRVTVGGIEGDVIEINIRSTTIRSLNHMSIIVPNSEFISGTVTNWSHGDPRTRVEIDVGVSYSSDLRVVLQALLEAGTEHPHVLQDPKPKAWLMSFGDSAWNMRLLVWLDSPKDRAQVISDVNCAIVEKFREYHVEIPFPQRDIHVRDLPASLPAVFQA
- a CDS encoding zinc transporter ZntB, producing the protein MKDEQGLVFAGLLNGTGGMTSLTWDGIQKWCASHGCLWVHLDRLGADSQRWVREESGLDPIVAEALLEEETRPRIMVLDDSVFMTLRGVNLNAGADPEDMISIRLWIDANRVVTVRHRLLMTIQDIHASLLANSGPKGPGDFLTVLADRLMERMAPVIGHLDDEIDEIEEHIIEEVSHQLRSQLGSIRRQTIALRRYIAPQREVISHLSHTQLTWLTSVHRARIREVADHLIRYVEDLDAARDRMGVMQEELTGKLSEQMNKTMYILTVLAGIFLPITFVTGLLGINVGGIPGSDDPGAFVIVCSLLTSSAVFVVGLFRWLKWL
- a CDS encoding glycoside hydrolase family 15 protein, encoding MPYQPIENYGLIGNMRTTALVGMNGSIDWLCFPHFDSPSVFASILDEHKGGKFSIAPLSENVTYKQYYWPDTNVLVTRFLSPHGVGRVIDFMPVGTQVHDSPCHGLIRRAHTIRGTMTFRAVCQPAFNYGRDSHTTQVTPEGAIFQSPTLSLHLEAGRPFQQEGNGVVAEFTLKEGEAVDFSLQEFHEDNQRSLLCEADPEDLFRQTVHYWRKWLAKCTYTGRWREMVHRSALALKLLTFEPTGAIVAAPTCSLPEGIGGQRNWDYRYTWIRDAAFTLYGLLRIGFTEEAAQFMNWLEARCMELSPEGALQIMYGIDGRHTLTEEILDHLDGYKGSKPVRVGNGAYAQLQLDIYGELMDSVYLYNKYGTPISYDLWKHLRRLINWVCDNWQRQDEGIWEVRGGPQHFVYSKLMCWVALDRGIRLADKRSFPADRERWLQVRDQIYEEIMSKGWDSTRQAFVQRYGNTSLDAANLMLPLVFFVSPTDPRMLKTLDAIKQSPDKGGLVSNGLVYRYNIAETQDGLDGEEGTFNICTFWLVEAMTRAGKVDRTRLDDARLLFEQMLGYANHLGLFAEETGHHGEALGNFPQAFTHLALISAAFNLDRALGK
- a CDS encoding OmpA family protein, whose translation is MTWHRKLGALIGLFLLNGLFGCQSMVTHEYGEEKSAFSPATPFAAPDLQPIPDIAQTRSEVLQEEPIRPLGSPENLPMLTPASYYHSPDPPKKLPEYVPSLFFAFDSWRLTDKGKHVLELTAAQLRDNPKASLLIEGHCDDRGSEEYNLVLGDKRALAIRDYLLDLGVSQDRLMTVSFGDAHPVCFEDHESCHALNRRGYLVLLDPHLK
- a CDS encoding saccharopine dehydrogenase NADP-binding domain-containing protein, yielding MRKILILGGGKIGSLIAVLLAETGEYEVHLGDVEKGATERLAQDMARANFYAHEIDVMAEKALDTFLETTRVDGIVSSLPYYCNPLVGEIARAHRLHYFDLTEDVSVTGKILEVSRGAQQAFIPQCGLAPGFISIVAHDLMTHFDVVESVKMRVGALPVNPSNVLKYSLTWSTDGLINEYGNTCYGIENGKDVPLQPLEGYETIEIDGLLYEAFNTSGGLGTLADTYAGKVRTMNYKTLRYPGHCEKIHLLMNDLKLNDDRETLKRILENAVPKTLQDVVLIYASVTGTRYGELFEENYVKKIYPQTIAGKLWSAIQVTTASGICSIVDLVFANPSAYHGFVTQETFHLHDILANRFGRYFS
- a CDS encoding aldehyde dehydrogenase family protein, whose product is MDILKELDLQSSNPGGCMGPGQWTTTTESGVLSSINPATGEPIAAVNLCSAKDYEAIVRESERAFLEWRKVPAPKRGEVIRHIGQALRDKKDALGSLVSMEVGKIKAEGDGEVQEMIDMADFAVGQSRMLYGKTMHSERPNHRMYEQWHPLGIVGVVTAFNFPVAVWAWNACIAAIAGNTVMWKPSPKAPLTALAVQHICNHVMREQGCPGIFSLLITDQNDLAEKMVADHRLPLVSFTGSVPVGRHVASLVGSRLGRTLLELSGNNAVIVDETADLDLAIPAIVFGAVGTAGQRCTTTRRLIVHESRYQEIVTRLIKAYKQVRIGNPLDSDVLMGPLIDRQAVQTYQTALQEITKMGGDILFGGRPLEQAGYFVEPTLVRAENHWDIVQRETFAPILYIVTYKDVDEALMLQNAVPQGLSSSLFTLNMRHAERFLAATGSDCGIANVNIGTSGAEIGGAFGGEKETGGGREAGSDAWKAYMRRQTSTINWGTDLPLAQGITFSLDS